The following coding sequences are from one bacterium window:
- the queD gene encoding 6-carboxytetrahydropterin synthase QueD: protein MYELTVDSSFSAAHQLREYDGACSRLHGHSWKVSVTVGVHALDALGIGMDFKKIASVLDGIVDRFDHQNLNDLDEFSTVNPTAENLARIIYDRIAGQIETGDVSVLSVTVAESDRYRVTYSRDRETS, encoded by the coding sequence ATGTATGAATTGACGGTTGATTCATCGTTCTCCGCCGCACACCAGCTCAGGGAATATGACGGCGCATGTTCCCGTCTCCACGGCCATTCATGGAAAGTTTCGGTAACAGTCGGTGTGCATGCCCTGGATGCGCTGGGGATAGGCATGGATTTTAAAAAAATCGCTTCTGTGCTCGATGGAATCGTCGACCGTTTCGATCATCAGAATCTCAACGACCTTGATGAGTTTTCGACTGTCAATCCGACAGCGGAAAACCTCGCGCGGATTATTTATGACCGAATTGCCGGGCAAATCGAAACCGGGGATGTCTCCGTTCTTTCGGTTACGGTAGCCGAAAGCGACCGTTACCGTGTAACCTACAGCAGGGATCGGGAAACCTCATGA
- the queC gene encoding 7-cyano-7-deazaguanine synthase QueC: MSVTKKAVVLLSGGIDSSTTLAIACHEGYEPYVISFGYGQRHACELDSARRVAESMNAARMIVVDLDLRQIGGSALTGDIDVPKNRSDADISRSIPVTYVPARNTIFLSIALGWAESLGAHDIFIGVTAVDYSGYPDCRPEFIKAFETMANLATRDGVEGSRFTIHTPLINMTKAQIIRKGIELGVDYSLTHSCYDPAPDGCACGSCDSCLLRKKGFAEAGVPDPTRYAI, translated from the coding sequence ATGAGCGTTACGAAAAAAGCTGTCGTCCTCCTTTCGGGTGGTATAGATTCATCGACGACGCTTGCGATTGCATGCCATGAGGGTTATGAGCCATACGTCATCAGTTTCGGATACGGCCAGCGTCATGCCTGCGAGCTCGACTCGGCGCGCCGGGTTGCGGAGTCCATGAATGCTGCCCGCATGATCGTCGTCGATCTCGATCTGAGGCAGATCGGCGGCTCCGCGCTGACCGGTGATATCGATGTCCCCAAAAACCGGTCCGATGCGGACATCTCACGGTCGATTCCTGTCACATACGTTCCCGCGCGGAATACCATATTCCTCTCGATTGCCCTCGGCTGGGCGGAATCGCTCGGCGCCCACGATATTTTCATCGGTGTCACCGCCGTCGACTATTCCGGATATCCTGACTGCCGCCCTGAATTCATCAAAGCGTTTGAAACCATGGCGAACCTTGCCACCCGCGATGGGGTGGAAGGCTCCCGTTTCACAATCCATACGCCGCTCATTAACATGACCAAAGCCCAGATTATCAGGAAGGGTATCGAACTCGGCGTCGATTATTCTCTCACGCACAGTTGTTACGATCCTGCGCCGGACGGGTGCGCATGCGGCAGCTGCGACAGCTGTCTCCTCAGAAAAAAGGGATTTGCCGAAGCCGGAGTTCCCGATCCGACACGGTATGCCATATGA
- a CDS encoding glucuronate isomerase, translating into MNKDKNSADSLRETVVAAVDQTPVLDVHTHLYDTNFGEMLLWGIDELLTYHYLIAEVFRAAPLPYEEFWSKTKVEQADYIWKHLFIERSPVSEACRGIVTCLKALGLDPAERNLGLYRAYFKNLKVADYIDRVFDIAGIREVVMTNDPFDDLERPRWKRTMKRDKRFRAALRIDRLLVDWENACTALSGWGYDVEQRLGSWTLSEIRRFLTDWSAIMKPAYMAASLPPSFEYPDDSPCGRIIEECILPVGRELGLPFAMMIGVKKHVNPGLGLAGDSLGKADIATVERLCSTYPDNKFFVTMLSRENQHELCVTARKFPNLMIFGCWWFLNNPSIIREMTAERLELLGLSMIPQHSDARVLDQLLYKWKHSRTVIADLLVEKYSDLAEAGWKITGEEVRRDVSLLFGGIFEKFLGDK; encoded by the coding sequence ATGAACAAGGATAAAAATAGTGCTGATTCTTTGAGGGAAACCGTTGTCGCCGCAGTAGATCAGACCCCCGTTCTCGATGTTCATACTCATCTGTATGACACGAATTTCGGCGAAATGCTCCTGTGGGGTATCGATGAGCTTCTGACCTATCATTACCTTATTGCGGAAGTATTCCGTGCTGCGCCCCTGCCATATGAAGAGTTCTGGTCGAAAACGAAAGTGGAGCAGGCGGACTATATCTGGAAACATCTCTTTATAGAGCGGTCGCCCGTCTCGGAGGCCTGCCGGGGGATAGTCACCTGTCTTAAAGCACTGGGACTCGATCCCGCCGAACGGAATCTGGGTTTATACCGCGCGTATTTTAAAAATTTGAAAGTTGCGGATTATATCGACCGTGTTTTCGATATCGCCGGTATCCGCGAGGTTGTCATGACCAACGACCCGTTTGACGATCTCGAACGTCCCCGGTGGAAAAGGACGATGAAACGCGATAAACGTTTTCGGGCGGCTCTCCGTATCGACAGGCTTCTCGTCGACTGGGAAAACGCGTGCACGGCCCTTTCCGGGTGGGGTTATGATGTGGAACAGCGTCTCGGAAGCTGGACTCTCAGTGAGATACGGCGGTTTCTGACCGACTGGTCGGCTATCATGAAACCGGCATATATGGCGGCCTCGCTGCCCCCCTCGTTCGAATATCCGGACGATTCGCCCTGCGGACGGATTATTGAGGAGTGTATCCTGCCGGTTGGCAGGGAGCTCGGCCTTCCTTTTGCCATGATGATCGGAGTCAAAAAACATGTTAATCCCGGCCTCGGATTGGCGGGCGACAGCCTCGGTAAAGCCGATATTGCCACGGTCGAGCGCCTGTGTTCCACATATCCGGACAATAAATTCTTCGTTACCATGCTCAGCCGCGAGAACCAGCACGAGCTCTGTGTGACCGCCCGTAAGTTCCCGAATCTCATGATTTTCGGCTGCTGGTGGTTTCTCAACAATCCCAGCATCATCCGTGAAATGACCGCCGAGCGTCTGGAGCTTCTCGGACTTTCCATGATTCCCCAGCATTCCGATGCCAGGGTTCTCGATCAGCTCTTGTACAAGTGGAAGCACTCGAGGACGGTCATCGCCGACCTGCTTGTTGAAAAATACAGCGATCTTGCTGAAGCGGGATGGAAAATAACCGGGGAAGAAGTGCGGCGTGATGTTTCATTGCTGTTCGGAGGTATTTTCGAGAAATTCCTTGGAGATAAGTGA